In one window of Maribacter sp. BPC-D8 DNA:
- the purB gene encoding adenylosuccinate lyase — MSLNALNAISPIDGRYSSKTKSLSAYFSEEALIKYRVRVEIEYFIALCEIPLPQLSSFDTSKFDTLRKIYLDFSTEDAEEIKEIERTTNHDVKAVEYFIKKAFDALNLSQYKEFIHFGLTSQDINNTAIPLSIKDAMNEVYVPQYFELLEKLDVLTLEWADIPMLARTHGQPASPTRLGKEIMVFVVRLKEQFNLLNDIPSAAKFGGATGNFNAHLVAYPSIDWRAFGQEFVQEKLGLQHSFPTTQIEHYDHLAALFDGLKRINTIVLDLDRDFWTYVSMDYFKQKIKAGEVGSSAMPHKVNPIDFENSEGNLGIANAIFEHLSAKLPVSRLQRDLTDSTVLRNVGVPFAHTIIAFQSTLKGLNKLLLNRVKFEQDLENNWAVVAEAIQTILRRESYPNPYEALKGLTRTNEKINKDSIANFIDTLEVSDEIKKELKQISPSNYTGI, encoded by the coding sequence ATGTCTCTTAATGCACTAAATGCCATTTCACCTATTGACGGTCGTTATAGCTCTAAAACCAAATCTTTATCTGCTTACTTTTCTGAAGAAGCACTAATAAAATATAGAGTTAGAGTAGAAATAGAGTACTTTATTGCACTTTGTGAAATTCCTTTACCACAACTTTCTTCATTTGATACGTCAAAATTTGATACCCTTAGAAAAATTTACCTTGATTTTTCTACTGAAGACGCCGAAGAAATTAAAGAGATAGAGAGAACAACCAATCATGATGTTAAGGCAGTTGAATACTTTATTAAAAAGGCTTTCGATGCTTTAAATTTATCGCAATATAAAGAGTTTATCCATTTCGGATTAACTTCTCAAGACATCAATAATACAGCTATTCCGCTTTCTATTAAAGATGCAATGAACGAGGTATATGTACCTCAATATTTTGAGTTACTTGAAAAATTAGATGTATTGACTTTAGAATGGGCAGACATACCAATGTTGGCAAGAACACATGGTCAGCCAGCTTCGCCTACTCGTTTAGGTAAAGAAATTATGGTTTTTGTCGTTCGTTTAAAAGAGCAATTTAATTTATTGAACGATATACCAAGTGCTGCAAAATTTGGTGGAGCTACTGGTAATTTTAATGCCCATTTAGTCGCCTACCCTTCGATAGATTGGAGAGCTTTTGGTCAAGAATTCGTACAAGAAAAATTAGGTCTTCAACATTCGTTCCCTACTACTCAAATAGAACATTACGATCACTTGGCTGCCTTATTTGACGGACTTAAACGCATCAATACCATTGTTTTAGATCTTGATCGCGATTTCTGGACATATGTGTCTATGGATTATTTCAAACAAAAAATAAAAGCTGGCGAAGTTGGATCATCGGCTATGCCACACAAAGTAAATCCTATCGATTTTGAAAATTCTGAAGGTAACCTTGGTATAGCAAACGCTATTTTTGAGCACTTGTCGGCTAAATTACCAGTATCGAGATTACAAAGGGATTTAACCGATAGTACGGTTCTAAGAAATGTTGGTGTACCATTTGCCCATACTATTATTGCTTTTCAATCTACTTTAAAAGGATTGAACAAACTGCTTTTAAACAGAGTGAAGTTTGAGCAAGATTTAGAGAATAACTGGGCTGTTGTAGCAGAAGCTATACAAACTATATTGAGACGCGAAAGCTACCCTAACCCATATGAAGCTTTAAAAGGACTTACGCGTACCAACGAAAAAATCAACAAAGATTCTATCGCAAACTTCATAGATACCTTAGAAGTATCTGATGAAATCAAAAAAGAGCTGAAACAAATATCACCTAGTAACTACACTGGTATTTAG
- a CDS encoding adenylosuccinate lyase, whose amino-acid sequence MTKVELYEALNYVNASRENRIKMASKIEDNLHLIPILIEITKEDADPISCKAGWVLESIAKINLIPIITNIDVFTESLKHISLESSVRPASKICQLLVINEFSKKSEKPKQNLTTNHLKTITEAAFDWLIGDYKVAPKAYSMTTLLLIGRRIKWIHPELQQILKQNYESSSAAYKARARMTLKVLEKK is encoded by the coding sequence ATGACCAAGGTAGAACTTTATGAAGCATTGAATTATGTAAATGCTTCAAGAGAAAATCGTATTAAAATGGCGTCTAAAATTGAAGATAATCTTCATTTAATTCCTATTCTCATTGAAATAACCAAAGAAGATGCAGACCCCATATCATGCAAAGCGGGTTGGGTTTTAGAAAGTATTGCAAAAATTAATCTAATCCCAATCATAACGAACATCGATGTATTTACAGAATCGTTAAAACATATTTCACTAGAATCTTCTGTTCGCCCAGCTTCAAAAATTTGTCAGTTGTTGGTGATAAACGAATTTTCAAAAAAGTCAGAAAAGCCAAAGCAAAATTTAACTACAAATCATTTGAAAACCATTACCGAAGCTGCTTTTGATTGGCTGATCGGTGATTATAAAGTTGCCCCAAAAGCATATTCAATGACAACCCTTTTACTAATAGGTAGAAGAATAAAATGGATACATCCAGAATTACAACAAATACTTAAACAAAACTACGAGAGCAGCAGTGCTGCATACAAAGCTAGAGCAAGAATGACCTTAAAAGTTCTAGAAAAAAAGTAG
- a CDS encoding heme-binding domain-containing protein, with protein MKLLKKISLGVVVVFVAMQFFSPTKNIAAGNHTEAFIKQTNPSPELKNIFETSCYDCHSNNTKYPWYNNIAPVSFLLADHVKEGKEHLNFSEWENYSLDKKDHLLEEIEEEVVDGNMPLSQYTLFHKDTELTANEVNKLVEWVRQTRIIYQLGKQPK; from the coding sequence ATGAAATTACTAAAAAAAATTAGCCTAGGTGTTGTAGTTGTGTTTGTTGCCATGCAGTTTTTCAGTCCTACAAAAAATATAGCTGCAGGTAATCATACAGAGGCTTTTATAAAGCAGACGAACCCATCGCCAGAACTTAAAAATATTTTTGAAACTTCTTGTTACGATTGCCATAGTAACAATACAAAATACCCGTGGTATAATAATATTGCTCCCGTTTCATTTTTGCTAGCAGATCACGTTAAGGAAGGTAAAGAACATTTAAATTTTTCTGAATGGGAAAATTATTCTTTAGATAAAAAAGATCATTTATTAGAGGAGATAGAAGAGGAAGTCGTTGATGGAAACATGCCATTATCTCAATACACCTTATTTCATAAAGACACAGAGCTTACTGCCAATGAAGTTAATAAATTGGTAGAGTGGGTAAGGCAGACTCGAATTATTTATCAATTAGGGAAGCAACCAAAGTAG
- a CDS encoding SIR2 family NAD-dependent protein deacylase yields MKNIVVLTGAGISTESGLKTFRDADGLWEGHDVMEVATPEGFQNNPELVLEFYNQRRRQLLTVEPNAAHKALVTLEAHFNVQIITQNVDDLHERAGSSQVLHLHGELLKSRSSNSTNEIFDCKQDILLGDTCKNGYQMRPHIVWFGEAVPLLEEAIAITEKADYLIIIGTSMQVYPAASLIDFVNFSTPIYFIDPKPAISNSQKNNLTIITETAVAGTPTLVASLIDK; encoded by the coding sequence ATGAAGAACATAGTGGTATTAACAGGTGCGGGAATTTCTACCGAAAGCGGATTAAAAACGTTTAGAGATGCTGATGGATTATGGGAAGGTCATGATGTTATGGAGGTTGCAACACCTGAAGGATTTCAAAACAATCCGGAATTGGTTTTAGAGTTTTACAATCAAAGAAGAAGGCAATTGCTAACTGTTGAACCTAATGCTGCACACAAGGCATTGGTTACTTTAGAAGCACATTTCAATGTTCAGATTATAACTCAAAATGTAGATGACTTACACGAGCGTGCCGGTAGTTCTCAAGTTCTACATCTTCATGGCGAATTATTAAAATCAAGAAGTAGTAATTCTACCAATGAAATCTTTGATTGTAAGCAAGATATTTTACTAGGCGACACCTGCAAAAATGGATACCAAATGAGACCTCACATTGTTTGGTTTGGCGAGGCTGTGCCATTATTAGAAGAAGCAATTGCGATTACCGAAAAAGCCGACTATTTAATTATCATAGGTACTTCTATGCAAGTATACCCAGCTGCAAGCCTAATCGATTTTGTAAATTTTTCTACACCAATATATTTTATTGACCCAAAGCCTGCGATATCAAATTCTCAAAAAAATAATTTGACTATTATTACCGAAACCGCAGTAGCCGGAACTCCTACTTTGGTTGCTTCCCTAATTGATAAATAA
- a CDS encoding TrmH family RNA methyltransferase has translation MIDVNLLAYLEEFISVNRKQRFVDILAERTNYLTVAVEDVFQMHNTSAVVRSCESFGVQTAHLIEDRNGQHLDEEIAMGAQKWVDIKRYQNSKQVIDSLREKGYKIVATSPHADSSLLQDFKLDSKTALFFGTEKNGLSDYVLENSDAYLKIPMVGFTESLNISVSAAIILQHLTTQLKASGVDWKLTDEEMLERRLNWTKKSIKSIDDILERYKSDN, from the coding sequence ATGATTGATGTGAACCTTTTAGCATATTTAGAAGAATTTATTTCAGTAAATAGAAAACAGCGTTTTGTTGATATATTGGCTGAACGCACAAACTACTTGACTGTAGCGGTAGAAGATGTATTTCAAATGCACAATACAAGTGCAGTGGTAAGAAGCTGTGAATCTTTTGGTGTTCAGACTGCGCATTTGATAGAGGACAGAAACGGTCAACATTTAGATGAGGAAATTGCCATGGGAGCTCAGAAATGGGTAGATATAAAACGGTATCAAAATTCAAAACAAGTAATTGATTCGTTACGAGAAAAAGGATATAAAATTGTAGCTACTAGTCCGCATGCAGATAGCTCGCTATTACAAGATTTTAAACTGGATAGTAAAACGGCTTTATTTTTTGGGACGGAGAAAAATGGATTGAGCGATTATGTTTTAGAAAACTCAGATGCCTATTTAAAAATACCTATGGTTGGTTTTACCGAGAGTCTTAATATTTCTGTTTCTGCCGCCATTATACTTCAGCATTTAACCACGCAATTAAAAGCTTCGGGTGTAGATTGGAAATTGACAGATGAAGAAATGTTGGAAAGACGATTAAATTGGACTAAAAAGTCAATAAAGAGTATCGATGACATTTTAGAGCGATATAAGTCTGATAATTAA
- a CDS encoding SRPBCC family protein → MYTVFIILGVIVTLIIFLALIAPKSYKVSRSIELEHSPENVWEHLRFLKKQQEWSPWAKKDPNMDLTFTGVDGEVGATSHWSGNKDVGEGEQEITRIVEGERIEQDLRFLKPYKSQSDCYMTLEEHEVNKSIVTWGFTGTNKFPMSIMMLFMSMDKMVGKDFEQGLQNLKHNLNGQL, encoded by the coding sequence ATGTATACCGTATTCATAATTCTCGGAGTAATAGTGACATTGATTATTTTTCTGGCCTTAATAGCTCCCAAAAGTTATAAGGTATCGAGAAGTATAGAATTAGAACATTCACCAGAAAATGTTTGGGAGCATTTAAGGTTTTTGAAGAAGCAACAAGAATGGTCTCCTTGGGCTAAAAAGGATCCAAATATGGACCTTACCTTTACCGGTGTTGATGGTGAAGTTGGGGCAACAAGCCACTGGAGCGGAAATAAAGATGTCGGTGAAGGCGAACAAGAAATTACTAGAATAGTAGAAGGTGAGCGTATAGAACAAGATTTACGTTTCTTAAAACCTTACAAGTCGCAATCTGATTGTTATATGACTCTTGAAGAGCATGAAGTAAATAAAAGTATTGTTACTTGGGGATTCACTGGTACGAACAAGTTCCCAATGAGTATAATGATGCTTTTTATGTCTATGGATAAAATGGTTGGTAAAGACTTCGAACAAGGATTACAAAATCTTAAACATAATTTAAATGGTCAATTATGA
- a CDS encoding VOC family protein, translating to MIAWFEIPVANMERAQKFYESILDVTITVNNFGEFVMGLFPDKQVIGQANGALVQHEQYKPSMDAGVLVYIGCDDAAIVLEKVEKAGGQVLQLKTEIGDGHGFMGLLKDTEGNRIAVHSNA from the coding sequence ATGATAGCATGGTTTGAAATACCGGTAGCAAATATGGAGCGAGCACAAAAGTTCTATGAATCTATATTAGATGTTACTATTACAGTTAATAATTTCGGGGAATTTGTAATGGGCCTTTTTCCAGATAAGCAAGTTATTGGTCAGGCAAATGGCGCCTTGGTTCAGCATGAGCAATACAAGCCTAGTATGGATGCTGGGGTGCTTGTTTACATAGGATGTGATGATGCTGCCATAGTTTTGGAAAAAGTTGAGAAAGCAGGCGGACAAGTATTACAGCTCAAAACCGAAATTGGTGACGGACACGGATTTATGGGGCTTTTAAAAGATACCGAAGGCAATAGAATTGCAGTGCATTCTAATGCCTGA
- a CDS encoding alpha-amylase family glycosyl hydrolase — protein sequence MKNVFLLGLLSIALISCQPKSKEKSETIAVVKDSVETPKKNPNFQWEAATVYFLLTDRFNNANTANDLNFERDEETGELRGFLGGDIQGITEKIKDGYFTDLGVNAIWFTPVVEQIHGATDEGTGNTYGYHGYWAKDWTTLDPNFGTDKDLDTLIKTAHENGIRILLDVVLNHTGPVTEEDPVWPEEWVRTSPTCEFTTYENTTACTLVANLPDILTESDATVNLPDALLAKWKSEGRLSQELDELELFFDRTGHPRAPRFYIIKWLTDYVNKYGVDGFRVDTVKHANENSWAELYKEASIAFELWKKKNNDKVLDDNPFYMVGEVYNYGISGGQEFDLGDKKVNYFDNGFKSLINFELKTDAKKDYETIFTKYSKLLHTTFKDKSVLNYLTSHDDGQPFDQERTDPKRAANVLLLTPGASQIYYGDETARSLVIEGTQGDATLRSFMNWNELGSLPKTKETLSYWQKLGTFRNDHPSIGAGIHKRISKAPYVFSRHFTKDDYVDKVVIALDAPKGKKSISVKGIFGDGTKLYDRFSETEVTVDKNKVLLDNDFEVVLLELSN from the coding sequence ATGAAAAACGTATTCTTATTAGGGCTATTATCTATAGCATTGATTTCTTGCCAACCTAAGAGCAAAGAAAAATCAGAAACTATTGCTGTAGTTAAAGATTCAGTTGAAACCCCTAAAAAGAACCCCAATTTTCAATGGGAAGCTGCTACCGTTTATTTTCTTCTTACAGACCGATTCAATAACGCAAATACAGCTAACGATCTAAATTTTGAGCGTGACGAAGAAACCGGAGAACTCAGAGGTTTTTTAGGCGGAGACATTCAAGGTATTACAGAAAAAATTAAAGATGGCTATTTCACAGATCTTGGCGTAAATGCCATTTGGTTTACTCCCGTTGTTGAACAGATTCATGGTGCTACCGATGAAGGCACCGGTAATACGTATGGCTATCATGGCTATTGGGCAAAAGACTGGACAACTCTTGATCCTAATTTCGGAACCGATAAAGACTTAGATACGCTAATAAAAACCGCCCATGAAAATGGAATTCGAATTTTATTAGATGTTGTTTTAAATCATACGGGGCCAGTAACCGAAGAAGATCCTGTTTGGCCAGAAGAATGGGTGCGCACCTCCCCTACTTGTGAATTTACTACATACGAGAATACTACTGCTTGTACATTGGTTGCGAATCTACCTGATATTTTAACCGAATCTGATGCTACAGTAAATTTACCAGATGCTCTTCTTGCAAAATGGAAAAGCGAAGGCAGACTTAGTCAAGAATTAGATGAACTAGAATTATTTTTTGACCGTACAGGTCACCCCAGAGCACCTCGCTTTTATATTATTAAATGGCTAACCGATTACGTTAATAAATATGGTGTTGACGGATTTAGAGTTGATACTGTTAAACATGCCAATGAAAACTCATGGGCAGAATTATACAAAGAAGCATCTATTGCTTTTGAACTTTGGAAAAAGAAGAATAACGACAAGGTATTAGACGACAACCCTTTCTACATGGTTGGTGAAGTTTATAATTACGGAATTTCTGGCGGACAAGAATTTGACCTTGGTGACAAAAAAGTAAACTATTTCGATAACGGATTTAAAAGTCTTATCAATTTCGAATTAAAGACGGATGCCAAAAAGGATTATGAAACTATTTTTACCAAGTATAGCAAATTACTGCACACCACTTTCAAAGACAAAAGTGTTTTAAATTACCTTACTTCTCATGACGACGGTCAACCTTTCGACCAAGAAAGAACCGATCCAAAAAGAGCTGCAAACGTATTATTGCTTACACCTGGCGCTTCTCAGATTTATTATGGTGATGAAACTGCTCGTAGTTTAGTAATAGAAGGTACGCAAGGCGATGCTACCTTACGTTCGTTTATGAATTGGAATGAGCTAGGCAGTCTACCAAAAACAAAAGAAACCTTAAGCTATTGGCAGAAATTAGGAACTTTTAGAAATGACCACCCATCTATAGGTGCTGGTATTCATAAAAGGATTTCAAAAGCCCCATATGTATTTAGCAGACACTTTACTAAAGATGATTATGTCGATAAAGTAGTTATCGCATTAGATGCGCCGAAAGGAAAAAAATCAATTTCAGTTAAGGGTATTTTTGGTGATGGCACAAAACTATACGATCGCTTTTCTGAAACTGAAGTAACGGTTGACAAAAACAAAGTGTTGTTGGATAATGACTTTGAGGTTGTCTTGTTAGAACTTAGTAATTAG
- a CDS encoding carboxypeptidase-like regulatory domain-containing protein — protein MKYFLSLTLIFLSLIGFSQETEEGQRLSAVVINAQSDEPLESVHVVNLNQVFGTITNEKGEFSITAAVNDTLYFSFLGFKSQKIRVTNDMFKFENTEIALTELAYALEEVIVRPYQLTGYLEIDVKNLPINNAYQYSISGLGVSYEGGNKNPSAVTKVLGAILNPADLLRNLFGKKPAQMRKLRQMREDEDIRNLLASKFDRETLTEFLQLEKVDIQDILNNCNYSKSFITTANDLQILDAISSCYEEYKVLNRKK, from the coding sequence ATGAAATACTTTTTATCGCTTACTCTTATTTTTCTTTCACTAATAGGTTTCTCTCAAGAAACAGAAGAAGGTCAACGCCTTAGTGCCGTTGTTATAAACGCCCAATCTGATGAACCTCTCGAAAGCGTACACGTTGTTAACTTGAACCAGGTTTTTGGAACAATCACCAATGAAAAAGGTGAGTTTTCAATTACTGCTGCAGTAAATGACACTCTTTACTTCTCTTTTCTTGGTTTTAAATCACAGAAAATTAGGGTAACGAACGATATGTTCAAATTTGAAAATACCGAAATAGCACTAACAGAGCTTGCTTATGCTCTAGAAGAAGTTATTGTTAGACCTTATCAGCTAACTGGGTACTTAGAAATCGACGTAAAGAACCTTCCAATTAACAATGCCTACCAATATAGTATATCGGGCTTAGGCGTTAGCTATGAAGGCGGTAATAAAAACCCTAGCGCTGTTACAAAAGTATTGGGTGCCATTCTAAACCCTGCAGATTTGTTGCGCAACCTCTTTGGTAAAAAACCTGCGCAAATGCGTAAGCTTAGACAAATGAGAGAAGACGAAGATATTCGTAATCTACTTGCGTCTAAATTTGATAGAGAAACACTTACAGAATTCCTTCAATTAGAAAAAGTAGATATTCAAGATATTCTAAATAACTGCAATTACTCCAAATCTTTTATCACTACAGCCAATGATCTTCAGATACTTGACGCCATTAGCAGCTGTTATGAAGAGTATAAAGTTTTGAATAGAAAGAAATAA
- a CDS encoding DEAD/DEAH box helicase produces the protein MTKFEALGLQKSLLDAITDLGFETPSEVQEKAIPILLEGETDLVALAQTGTGKTAAFGFPLIQKIDSNSRTTQGLILSPTRELCLQITKEMQAYSKYERNINVVAIYGGASITDQARQIKRGAQIIVATPGRMKDMISRRLVDISNIDYCILDEADEMLNMGFMEDIKDILSGTPDEKSTWLFSATMPREVATIAKKFMHSPQEITVGAKNSGASTVQHEYYVVGGRDRYPALKRLADTNPDIFSVIFCRTKRDTQKVAENLIEDGYNAGALHGDLSQNQRDLVMNSFRKRQIQMLVATDVAARGIDVDDITHVINYQLPDEIETYTHRSGRTGRAGKSGISMVLVTRGEQRKIKAIENKINQKFELKKVPSGMEICGIQLHHLANKIKDTETNSDVDPYLPEINEILEGIDREELIKKLISAEFTRFSNYYNKSKDLNSSDSGRDRERSDGRRGGEIPTSGAVRYFINVGEKDGYDWMTLKDFIRDTVGLGQEDVFKVDVKESFSFFNTESESTEQILEKFTEFKVDGRFVNVEVSKNPGGGGGGNRRSGGSGGGFRGKRSSGGGRRDDDRGGRGRKEGSSESKGRRRDRSESSSPNSGKRRSTKRKGDFF, from the coding sequence ATGACAAAGTTTGAAGCACTGGGACTGCAGAAGTCCTTATTAGATGCTATTACTGATTTGGGTTTTGAAACCCCATCAGAAGTTCAAGAAAAAGCAATCCCAATTTTACTGGAAGGTGAAACCGATCTAGTTGCCCTAGCGCAAACAGGTACAGGTAAAACTGCAGCATTCGGATTTCCATTAATTCAAAAAATTGATAGTAATAGTAGAACCACACAAGGTTTAATACTATCACCAACTCGTGAGCTATGCTTACAGATCACGAAAGAAATGCAAGCGTATTCTAAATACGAACGTAATATCAATGTAGTTGCCATTTATGGTGGTGCAAGTATTACAGACCAAGCAAGACAAATTAAACGTGGTGCACAAATTATTGTAGCTACCCCTGGTCGAATGAAAGACATGATCAGTAGACGTCTTGTCGATATCTCTAATATAGATTATTGTATTCTAGATGAGGCTGATGAAATGTTGAACATGGGCTTCATGGAAGATATCAAAGATATTCTTTCTGGTACGCCCGATGAAAAATCAACTTGGTTGTTCTCTGCAACTATGCCTAGAGAAGTAGCTACTATTGCTAAAAAATTCATGCATTCTCCACAAGAAATTACAGTGGGTGCAAAAAACTCTGGAGCATCAACCGTACAGCATGAGTATTATGTTGTTGGTGGTAGAGATCGTTACCCAGCTTTAAAGAGATTAGCAGATACAAATCCAGATATATTTTCAGTTATTTTCTGTAGAACGAAACGTGATACTCAAAAAGTTGCCGAAAACTTAATCGAAGACGGTTACAACGCAGGTGCTTTACATGGAGATTTAAGTCAAAACCAAAGAGATTTGGTAATGAACTCTTTTCGTAAAAGACAAATTCAAATGCTTGTAGCAACTGATGTTGCTGCACGTGGTATTGATGTTGATGACATTACACATGTTATCAATTACCAATTACCAGATGAAATTGAGACGTATACCCACCGTAGTGGTAGAACAGGTAGAGCTGGTAAGTCTGGTATATCTATGGTTCTTGTTACTCGTGGCGAACAACGCAAGATTAAAGCTATAGAGAACAAAATCAATCAAAAATTTGAATTGAAAAAAGTTCCTTCGGGAATGGAAATTTGTGGTATTCAATTACATCACTTAGCAAATAAAATAAAAGATACTGAGACCAATTCTGACGTTGATCCTTATTTACCTGAAATCAATGAGATTCTAGAAGGTATAGATCGTGAGGAATTAATAAAGAAATTAATCTCTGCCGAATTTACAAGGTTCTCTAACTACTATAATAAGTCTAAAGATTTAAATTCTTCTGACAGTGGTAGAGATAGAGAAAGAAGTGATGGCCGAAGAGGTGGTGAAATACCAACTAGTGGTGCTGTTCGTTATTTCATAAACGTTGGTGAAAAAGATGGTTATGATTGGATGACCCTTAAAGACTTCATTAGAGATACTGTAGGACTTGGACAAGAAGATGTCTTTAAAGTTGATGTAAAGGAAAGTTTTTCATTTTTTAATACTGAAAGTGAATCTACTGAACAAATACTTGAAAAATTTACAGAGTTTAAAGTTGATGGAAGGTTTGTCAATGTAGAAGTTTCTAAAAACCCCGGCGGTGGCGGTGGCGGAAATCGCAGAAGCGGTGGAAGCGGCGGCGGCTTCAGAGGAAAAAGAAGCAGCGGTGGCGGAAGAAGAGATGATGACCGTGGCGGAAGAGGAAGAAAAGAAGGTAGCTCTGAGTCTAAAGGCAGAAGACGCGACCGTAGCGAATCTAGCAGTCCTAACTCCGGAAAAAGACGTAGCACCAAAAGAAAGGGAGATTTCTTTTAG
- a CDS encoding DUF4337 domain-containing protein has protein sequence MINKKDNGETVVVSVASERAEAIGGVLIALFAALMAISQMVNGELEEEMMIAHNNVVSYSSWYQSKSIKESLKESELDYLSTLIESGIVKEENRPVIEQRIAIVKDKIVKYESEKTEILLGSEHVGEENWVQDIEGEMGIITGVKQWEKLTRTYDFATKKFDYALLFFQICIVLGAVCIIIYDSPVLQKGLILLMIIFGISGTFLSIYGYTLAP, from the coding sequence ATGATAAATAAAAAAGACAACGGCGAAACTGTAGTCGTATCAGTAGCCTCAGAACGAGCAGAAGCTATTGGTGGTGTACTCATTGCTTTATTTGCCGCGCTTATGGCAATATCACAAATGGTGAATGGCGAATTAGAAGAAGAAATGATGATTGCCCACAACAATGTAGTGAGCTATTCTAGTTGGTACCAGTCTAAAAGTATTAAAGAAAGCTTGAAAGAAAGTGAACTTGACTACTTAAGCACCTTAATTGAAAGCGGTATTGTAAAGGAAGAAAACAGACCGGTAATAGAACAAAGAATAGCTATTGTAAAAGATAAAATAGTAAAGTACGAATCAGAAAAAACAGAAATCTTACTAGGGTCTGAACATGTAGGTGAAGAAAACTGGGTTCAAGACATAGAGGGTGAAATGGGTATTATTACCGGAGTTAAACAATGGGAAAAATTGACCCGAACCTATGATTTCGCAACCAAAAAATTCGACTATGCATTACTATTTTTTCAAATATGTATTGTACTTGGCGCCGTTTGTATCATAATTTATGACAGCCCAGTGCTACAAAAAGGGCTAATTTTGCTTATGATTATCTTTGGTATTTCGGGTACTTTCCTATCTATATATGGGTATACGCTAGCTCCGTAA
- a CDS encoding non-canonical purine NTP diphosphatase produces the protein MKLVFATHNQNKLKEIQQLAPSYIELVSLDTIGCNTDIPETANTLEGNARIKADYITNTYQLPCFADDTGLIVDSLNGEPGVYSARYAGTENDSTANMDKLLANLSDKQNRNAYFNTVIALNLNGKTHIFDGSIHGEIIETKKGDNGFGYDPIFQPNGYEETFAQLPLSIKNKISHRALAFKKLITYLNSIHDK, from the coding sequence ATGAAGCTTGTATTCGCCACCCACAACCAAAACAAATTAAAAGAGATTCAGCAATTAGCACCATCATATATCGAACTAGTTAGTTTAGATACAATTGGTTGCAACACCGATATACCTGAAACTGCCAACACCCTAGAGGGTAATGCAAGAATAAAAGCAGATTATATAACAAATACATATCAACTACCTTGCTTTGCAGATGACACCGGTCTTATAGTAGATTCCCTCAATGGTGAACCGGGCGTATATTCAGCAAGATATGCAGGTACAGAAAACGACTCAACCGCTAATATGGACAAACTATTAGCTAACTTAAGTGATAAACAGAATCGAAATGCTTACTTCAACACTGTAATTGCCTTAAACTTAAATGGTAAAACCCATATATTTGATGGAAGCATACACGGCGAAATTATAGAAACAAAAAAAGGGGATAACGGATTTGGTTATGATCCAATCTTTCAACCAAACGGTTATGAAGAAACTTTTGCGCAATTGCCTTTATCCATTAAAAACAAAATAAGCCACAGAGCTCTAGCATTTAAAAAATTGATTACCTATTTAAATAGTATTCATGATAAATAA